In Fusarium oxysporum f. sp. lycopersici 4287 chromosome 2, whole genome shotgun sequence, a genomic segment contains:
- a CDS encoding ubiquitin-activating enzyme E1 — MNRQFLKPCVFARLKPMIGLGTGPEGKIWVTDMDSIERSNLNRQFLFRADDVGQMKSDRAALAVQRMNPDLEGHMVTLKERVSPETENVFNEDFWRNLDGVTNALDNVEARTYVDRRCVFFQKPLLESGTLGTKGNTQVVLPHLTESYSSSQDPPEKEFPMCTIRSFPNKIDHTIAWAKEYMFEKLFVKAPQTVNLYLTQPQFIENSMKQGGNQKETLETIRNYLTTERPRTFEDCIAWARQLFETEFSNKIQQLLYNFPKDSETSSGTPFWSGPKRAPDALKFDPNNPSHFGFIVAAANLHAFNYNIKSPGTDRSIYLRELDNVIVPDFTPSSNVKIQADDKEPVEPESSNFDDNDEIEKLTASLPSPSSLSGFQLVPVDFEKDDDSNHHIDFITACSNLRAENYKIEPADRHKTKFIAGKIIPAIATTTALVTGLVVLELYKIIDGKDDLEQYKNGFINLALPFFGFSEPIASPKVEYQGPDGKVTLDKIWDRFEIEDITLKELLDTFKAKGLTISMLSSGVSLLYASFFPPSKLKERYDLKLSQLVETISKKPIPSHQKEVIFEIVAEDLAEEDVEVPYIKVKMA; from the exons ATGAATCGTCAATTCTTGAAGCCCTGCGTGTTCGCTCGTCTCAAGCCCATGATTGGTCTCGGAACAGGACCCGAGGGCAAGATCTGGGTGACTGACATGGACTCGATCGAGAGGAGTAACCTGAACCGTCAATTTTTGTTCCGCGCCGATGATGTTGGTCAGATGAAGAGTGACCGTGCTGCTCTTGCTGTTCAACGAATGAACCCTGACCTCGAAGGCCACATGGTAACACTCAAGGAACGCGTTAGCCCCGAGACCGAGAATGTTTTCAACGAGGACTTCTGGCGAAACCTTGATGGTGTAACCAATGCTCTTGACAACGTTGAGGCTCGAACATACGTCGACCGCCGATGCGTTTTCTTCCAGAAGCCTCTTCTCGAGAGCGGCACTCTTGGAACCAAGGGCAACACGCAGGTCGTTCTGCCTCATCTCACCGAGTCTTATTCATCCTCCCAGGACCCCCCCGAGAAGGAGTTCCCTATGTGCACCATCCGAAGTTTCCCCAACAAGATCGATCACACTATTGCCTGGGCCAAGGAGTAcatgtttgagaagcttttTGTCAAGGCTCCTCAAACTGTCAACCTGTACTTGACCCAGCCTCAGTTCATTGAGAATTCTATGAAGCAGGGCGGTAACCAGAAGGAGACTCTTGAGACAATTAGAAACTATCTCACGACCGAGAGGCCACGAACCTTTGAGGACTGTATCGCCTGGGCCCGTCAGTTGTTTGAGACTGAGTTTTCCAACAAGATCCAGCAGCTCTTGTATAACTTTCCCAAGGATTCTGAGACCTCATCTGGTACTCCTTTCTGGTCCGGACCTAAGCGAGCTCCTGATGCGCTCAAGTTCGACCCCAACAACCCCTCTCACTTCGGTTTCATTGTTGCGGCAGCCAACCTCCATGCTTTCAACTACAACATCAAGTCTCCTGGAACCGACAGGTCCATATATCTGCGAGAATTGGACAATGTTATCGTTCCCGACTTTACACCCAGTTCCAACGTGAAGATCCAGGCCGACGACAAGGAGCCTGTG GAGCCCGAGTCAAGCAATTTCGATGACAATGACgagattgagaagctgaCCGCCAGCCTCCCATCGCCCAGCTCTTTGTCTGGATTCCAGTTGGTCCCTGTTGACTTCGAGAAAGACGATGACTCGAACCATCACATCGACTTCATCACTGCTTGCAGCAACCTCCGAGCAGAGAACTACAAGATCGAGCCTGCTGATCGACACAAGACCAAGTTCATCGCTGGCAAGATCATTCCCGCCATCGCCACGACTACGGCATTGGTTACCGGTCTGGTGGTGCTTGAGCTGTACAAGATCATCGATGGCAAGGATGATCTAGAGCAGTACAAGAACGGTTTCATCAATCTGGCCCTGCCTTTCTTTGGCTTCAGCGAGCCTATTGCTAGCCCCAAGGTGGAATACCAAGGCCCTGACGGCAAGGTTACGTTGGATAAGATTTGGGATCGTTTTGAGATTGAGGACATCACCCTGAAGGAGCTTTTGGATACCTTCAAGGCCAAGGGTCTGACCATCAGTATGCTGAGCTCTGGTGTCAGCCTCCTCTACGCGTCTTTCTTCCCTCCTTCGAAGCTGAAGGAGCGTTATGACCTCAAGCTGAGCCAGTTGGTTGAGACAATCTCAAAGAAGCCTATCCCTTCACACCAAAAGGAGGTCATTTTTGAGATTGTTGCTGAGGATCTTGCagaggaagatgttgaagttccctacatcaaggtcaagatggCATAA
- a CDS encoding glutathione S-transferase, translating into MLRFVFIDMPMQGIGIRSSRVFNRSSLFGPQQQQSIRFITSIKASSFKPSLTQVQPPHQIRMASTGKVTDWVKPGDTSGEFKRQVSSFRDWISRDPNAKYPAEAGRYHLYVSYACPWACRTLIARKLKGLEDIISYSVVHWHLGEGGWRFVSKDEDVPGDNVIPDPIKGHEGFTHLKDVYFESEKNYDGRYTVPVLFDKKTNRIVSNESSEILRMLGTEFDDMLDEKYKAIQLYPEDLQKQIEEVHEWQYGGINNGVYKSGFATTSEAYERNVVALFEALDRAEKHLSEQQGPYWFGDKISEVDIRLFVTIIRFDPVYVQHFKCNIRDIRSGYPALHKWMRNLYWSDPAFKDTTQFEHIKWHYTRSHTQINPFSITPVGPLPHILPLEEEVTAAQKK; encoded by the exons ATGCTCCGATTTGTTTTTATAGACATGCCAATGCAAGGAATTGGAATTCGATCATCTCGAGTTTTCAACAGGAGTTCCCTCTTTGGAccacagcaacaacaatCCATCAGATTCATCACATCTATCAAAGCATCATCGTTTAAACCATCCCTCACTCAAGTTCAGCCCCCACATCAAATCAGAATG GCAAGCACTGGTAAAGTTACTGACTGGGTCAAGCCCGGCGACACATCTGGCGAGTTCAAGCGTCAAGTCAGCTCATTCCGAGACTGGATCTCTCGCGATCCCAACGCCAAGTATCCTGCTGAGGCTGGCCGATATCACCTCTATGTGAGCTACGCATGCCCGTGGGCGTGCCGTACACTCATCGCCCGCAAACTTAAGGGTCTTGAGGACATCATCTCCTACTCAGTTGTGCATTGGCATCTTGGTGAGGGAGGCTGGCGATTTGTTtccaaggatgaggacgTTCCCGGTGACAATGTGATTCCTGATCCCATCAAGGGTCATGAGGGGTTCACTCACTTGAAGGATGTGTACTTTGAGAGTGAGAAGAACTACGATGGTCGATATACTGTGCCAGTTCTGTTTGACAAGAAGACAAACCGAATTGTGAGCAACGAAAGCAGTGAAATTCTGCGAATGCTTGGTACTGAG TTTGACGACATGCTGGATGAGAAGTACAAGGCCATTCAGCTGTACCCTGAAGATCTTCAGAAGCAAATCGAGGAGGTCCATGAGTGGCAATACGGCGGCATCAACAATGGTGTTTACAAGTCCGGCTTCGCAACCACCAGTGAAGCATACGAGCGCAACGTCGTCGCCCTCTTTGAAGCTCTCGACCGCGCTGAGAAGCATCTCTCCGAGCAACAAGGCCCCTACTGGTTCGGCGACAAGATTAGCGAAGTCGATATTCGACTGTTCGTCACGATCATTCGCTTCGATCCCGTCTACGTGCAGCACTTCAAGTGCAACATCCGCGACATTCGCTCAGGATACCCAGCTCTGCACAAGTGGATGCGAAACCTGTACTGGAGCGATCCCGCATTCAAGGATACCACGCAGTTTGAGCATATCAAGTGGCACTACACCAGGAGCCACACTCAGATCAACCCTTTCTCTATCACGCCTGTTGGACCTCTGCCGCATATTCTGCCgcttgaggaggaggtgACTGCTGCGCAGAAGAAATAG
- a CDS encoding peptidylprolyl isomerase, with amino-acid sequence MRPFSPASISRVTRTTTRINPFFTQPRNFSFTQAIMGVQKTIISEGSGASPQVGQKVTIQYTGWIKDESKPDNKGDQFDSSVGRGAFVVPIGVGQVIKGWDEGVTQMKLGEKALLDITPDYGYGARGFPGAIPPNATLLFEVELQKIN; translated from the exons ATGCGCCCTTTCTCTCCTGCATCCATCTCCCGCGTTACTCGCACAACCACTCGAATCAATCCCTTTTTTACCCAACCTCGCAACTTTTCTTTCACACAAGCCATAATGGGTGTTCAGAAGACCATCATCTCCGAGGGCAGCGGCGCCTCTCCTCAGGTCGGCCAAAAGGTCACCATCCAATACACCGGCTGGATCAAGGACGAGTCCAAGCCTGACAACAAGGGTGACCA GTTCGATAGCTCCGTCGGCCGTGGTGCCTTTGTGGTCCCCATTGGTGTTGGCCAGGTCATCAAGG GCTGGGATGAGGGTGTTACCCAAATGAAGCTCGGCGAGAAGGCCCTTCTCGACATCACCCC TGACTACGGCTACGGCGCTCG CGGCTTCCCCGGCGCCATTCCCCCCAACGCCACCCTCCTCTT CGAGGTTGAGCTCCAGAAGATTAACTAA
- a CDS encoding peptidylprolyl isomerase, producing MRPFSPASISRVTRTTTRINPFFTQPRNFSFTQAIMGVQKTIISEGSGASPQVGQKVTIQYTGWIKDESKPDNKGDQFDSSVGRGAFVVPIGVGQVIKGWDEGVTQMKLGEKALLDITPDYGYGARGFPGAIPPNATLLL from the exons ATGCGCCCTTTCTCTCCTGCATCCATCTCCCGCGTTACTCGCACAACCACTCGAATCAATCCCTTTTTTACCCAACCTCGCAACTTTTCTTTCACACAAGCCATAATGGGTGTTCAGAAGACCATCATCTCCGAGGGCAGCGGCGCCTCTCCTCAGGTCGGCCAAAAGGTCACCATCCAATACACCGGCTGGATCAAGGACGAGTCCAAGCCTGACAACAAGGGTGACCA GTTCGATAGCTCCGTCGGCCGTGGTGCCTTTGTGGTCCCCATTGGTGTTGGCCAGGTCATCAAGG GCTGGGATGAGGGTGTTACCCAAATGAAGCTCGGCGAGAAGGCCCTTCTCGACATCACCCC TGACTACGGCTACGGCGCTCG CGGCTTCCCCGGCGCCATTCCCCCCAACGCCACCCTCCTCTTGTAA
- a CDS encoding ubiquitin-activating enzyme E1 (At least one base has a quality score < 10), with product MAEQKQPEVDLATRMQVDESVVGHNEIDESLYSRQLYVLGHEAMKRMGASNVLIVGLKGLGVEIAKNIALAGVKSLTLYDPAPVQIADLSSQFFLTPSDVGKPRDEVTVPRVAELNAYTPVKLHQSPGLDGELSQFDKYQVVVLTNAPIHQQKAIGDYCHSKGIYVVIADTYGLFGSVFCDFGEKFTCIDPTGETPLNGIVAGIDEEGLVSALDETRHGLEDGDYVTFSEVEGMEALNGAEPRRITVKGPYTFSIGDVSGLGQYKRGGMYQQVKMPKIINFKDFTTALKEPEFLISDFAKFDRPQQLHLGFQALHAFQLTHKRLPNPMDNDDAIVVLGAAKKFAEQEGLDIQLDEKLLKELSYQAQGDLNPMAAYFGGIVAQEILKAVSGKFQPINQWMYFDSLESLPTSINEE from the exons ATGGCC GAACAAAAGCAACCAGAGGTCGACCTTGCGACCCGAATGCAGGTCGATGAGTCTGTTGTTGGACATAACGAAATCGATGAGTCCCTCTACAGCCGACAACTTTATGTGCTAGGCCACGAAGCCATGAAGCGTATGGGTGCTTCTAATGTGCTCATAGTCGGTCTAAAGGGTCTCGGCGTGGAAATCGCCAAGAACATCGCTCTGGCTGGTGTCAAGAGCCTTACCCTCTATGACCCTGCGCCAGTCCAGATTGCGGATCTCTCGTCCCAGTTCTTCCTCACACCCAGCGATGTCGGAAAGCCCAGAGATGAGGTCACTGTGCCTCGTGTCGCCGAGCTCAACGCCTATACCCCCGTTAAGCTCCACCAGTCACCTGGCCTTGATGGTGAACTTTCGCAGTTCGACAAGTACCAAGTTGTTGTTCTGACCAATGCGCCTATCCACCAACAAAAGGCTATCGGTGACTACTGCCACAGCAAGGGCATATACGTTGTTATTGCCGACACATACGGTCTTTTCGGCTCCGTTTTCTGTGACTTTGGCGAGAAGTTCACTTGCATCGATCCTACTGGCGAGACTCCTCTTAACGGCATCGTGGCAGGCATTGACGAGGAGGGCTTGGTGTCTGCACTCGACGAAACTCGACATGGGCTGGAAGATGGCGATTACGTGACATTCTCTGAGGTTGAAGGAATGGAAGCACTCAACGGAGCGGAGCCCCGAAGGATCACGGTTAAGGGCCCATATACCTTCTCAATCGGCGATGTTTCTGGACTCGGTCAATACAAGCGAGGTGGCATGTACcagcaggtcaagatgcccaagatcatcaacttcaaggACTTCACCACTGCGCTCAAGGAACCCGAGTTCCTTATCTCAGATTTCGCAAAGTTCGACCGACCTCAGCAGCTGCACCTCGGTTTCCAGGCACTCCATGCTTTCCAACTTACTCACAAGCGACTTCCCAACCCCATGGACAATGACGATGCTATCGTCGTTCTTGGTGCTGCTAAGAAGTTTGCTGAGCAGGAGGGTCTTGACATTCAGCTGGatgagaagcttctgaagGAGCTGAGCTACCAAGCCCAGGGTGATCTTAACCCTATGGCTGCCTACTTTGGTGGCATTGTGGCACAGGAGATCCTCAAGGCTGTTTCTGGCAAGTTCCAGCCCATCAACCAGTGGATGTACTTTGACTCTCTCGAGTCCCTGCCAACATCTATCAACGAAGAATGA